In the Vibrio gigantis genome, one interval contains:
- a CDS encoding glycine zipper domain-containing protein has protein sequence MKFIKPILLATLVATLSGCTSPAMDNENENAARNRGAVGGALLGATAGALTGDASLAVKGAALGGVTGGVAGSMKDTDDARNAQRTQVTADGLSQDNRTDAEKRVAEVEAEIKLIELEQQLAELKKEKQDDGV, from the coding sequence ATGAAATTCATCAAACCTATTCTTTTAGCTACCTTGGTTGCGACTCTTTCTGGTTGCACGTCGCCAGCAATGGACAATGAAAATGAGAACGCTGCTCGAAATCGTGGTGCGGTAGGCGGTGCTTTATTGGGAGCAACAGCAGGTGCACTGACTGGAGATGCCAGCTTAGCGGTTAAAGGCGCAGCATTAGGTGGTGTGACTGGTGGTGTTGCTGGTTCTATGAAAGATACAGACGACGCTAGAAATGCTCAAAGAACGCAAGTTACAGCTGATGGCTTGTCACAAGACAACCGAACTGACGCGGAGAAGCGAGTCGCCGAAGTTGAAGCAGAAATTAAGCTGATTGAGTTAGAGCAACAGCTTGCAGAGCTTAAAAAAGAAAAACAGGATGATGGTGTTTAA
- a CDS encoding GNAT family N-acetyltransferase has translation MNVTLRAATHTDLEQLNELMFDLHHHHHIACPEHFKTAEEIEQEKSIARYLDDPECLVYVALKGQLIVGFISGHFCELISTVSKPVQMGSVDELFVLPEYRKADVAQMLFQRIESTFDDYGVTQVFVEVWDFNSPAKDFYQKMGFTPHIQWMRKALHKT, from the coding sequence ATGAATGTCACCCTAAGGGCCGCAACACACACCGATCTAGAACAACTGAATGAGTTGATGTTTGATCTTCACCACCACCATCATATTGCCTGCCCTGAGCACTTTAAAACAGCAGAAGAGATCGAGCAGGAAAAGAGTATTGCAAGGTACTTAGATGATCCAGAGTGCTTAGTGTATGTGGCGCTCAAAGGCCAGTTAATCGTTGGATTCATATCAGGGCACTTTTGTGAGCTGATCTCTACAGTGAGTAAGCCGGTTCAAATGGGTAGTGTGGATGAGCTTTTTGTTCTTCCTGAATACCGGAAAGCAGACGTGGCGCAGATGTTGTTTCAACGTATTGAATCAACTTTTGATGACTATGGTGTAACGCAAGTGTTCGTTGAGGTTTGGGATTTTAATTCGCCTGCCAAGGACTTCTATCAAAAAATGGGGTTCACACCTCACATTCAATGGATGAGAAAGGCTTTGCACAAAACATAG